A section of the Candidatus Polarisedimenticolia bacterium genome encodes:
- a CDS encoding CRTAC1 family protein, which produces MASLLRSVTAQSDPLGNLFMNTARARLLEVSIQQRGQTTPKEMRDLSVELLNAGRTSEAIEMLDRLETMAREKGTDPTSPIWIDIRMQQAVARLRQAEEANCTMHHNRRSCIFPIRGEGVHLMQEGSRAATVILSELLATNPDNLRARWLLNVAYMTLGEYPAKVPKRWLLAPDLFKSDYDIGSYPDVAGDLGLDVDDLAGGSIVDDFDGDGYLDIMVSAMGLNSQLRLFHSNADGTFTERTTEARLTGLVGGLNIEQTDFDNDGHPDVLVLRGGWMGSEGHYPNSLLHNNGDGTFTDVTEQAGVLSLHPTQTATWFDFDGDGWLDLFIGNESTKEDVNPNELYHNNRNGTFTECAEEAGVATPALVKGVASSDYNNDGRPDLYLSILGEPNRLYRNDGPAVGSTGTKGAPACAWKFTDVAVAAGVTEPIASFPTWFFDYDNDGWEDLFVSGYRVKDVGDVAADYLGLPHQGEPPRLYHNNGDGTFANVTQEAHLNHVLLTMGSNYGDLDNDGWLDFYAGTGNPDLGMLVPNRMFRNAGGRFFQDVTTSGGFGHLQKGHGVAFADLDNDGDEDVYAVVGGAYEADHFRNALFENPGHGNHWLTLQLEGVKANRPGIGARIKVVTREPYGGERMIYDTVRSGGSFGASPLRQQIGLRQADDIVSVEILWPGSGTRQVIQGLQMDHLYHVREGDSDAHPIQLRAFKLGRDKSSLAAKSAKSPAAKSGS; this is translated from the coding sequence ATGGCGTCGCTGCTCAGAAGCGTCACCGCCCAGTCCGACCCTCTGGGGAATCTGTTCATGAACACCGCGCGAGCCCGGCTCCTGGAAGTGAGCATCCAGCAGCGCGGCCAGACGACTCCGAAGGAAATGAGGGACCTCTCGGTCGAGCTTCTCAACGCCGGGAGGACCAGCGAGGCGATCGAGATGCTCGATCGCCTCGAAACCATGGCCCGGGAGAAAGGGACCGACCCGACCTCGCCGATCTGGATCGACATCCGCATGCAACAGGCGGTCGCGCGGCTGAGGCAGGCCGAGGAAGCGAACTGCACGATGCACCACAACCGCCGTTCCTGCATATTCCCCATCCGCGGCGAGGGCGTGCACCTGATGCAGGAGGGGTCGCGCGCGGCCACGGTGATTCTCTCCGAGCTGCTCGCTACGAACCCCGACAACCTGAGGGCCCGCTGGCTGCTGAACGTGGCCTATATGACGCTGGGGGAATACCCGGCGAAGGTGCCGAAGCGCTGGCTCCTGGCGCCCGACCTCTTCAAGTCGGATTACGACATCGGCAGCTATCCCGACGTGGCGGGTGATCTCGGGCTGGACGTGGACGACCTGGCCGGAGGATCCATCGTCGACGACTTCGACGGCGACGGCTACCTGGACATCATGGTCTCGGCCATGGGGCTGAACTCACAGCTTCGCCTTTTCCACAGCAACGCCGACGGCACCTTCACCGAGCGCACCACCGAGGCGCGGCTCACCGGCCTGGTGGGGGGGCTCAACATCGAGCAGACCGACTTCGACAACGACGGCCACCCCGACGTGCTGGTGCTGCGGGGCGGCTGGATGGGCTCCGAAGGGCACTACCCCAACTCCCTTCTCCACAACAACGGCGACGGCACGTTCACCGACGTGACCGAGCAGGCCGGCGTGCTGAGCCTTCATCCGACCCAGACCGCGACGTGGTTCGACTTCGACGGCGACGGCTGGCTCGACCTGTTCATCGGCAACGAGTCCACCAAGGAAGACGTCAACCCGAACGAGCTGTACCACAACAACCGCAACGGGACGTTCACCGAATGCGCGGAGGAGGCGGGTGTCGCCACCCCCGCGCTCGTCAAGGGGGTCGCGAGCTCCGACTATAATAATGATGGCCGCCCGGACCTCTATCTCTCCATCCTGGGCGAGCCGAACCGCCTGTATCGAAACGATGGTCCGGCAGTCGGCTCGACGGGTACCAAGGGCGCCCCGGCGTGCGCCTGGAAGTTCACCGACGTGGCGGTTGCCGCCGGCGTCACCGAGCCGATCGCCAGCTTTCCCACCTGGTTCTTCGACTACGACAACGATGGCTGGGAGGACCTGTTCGTCTCCGGGTACAGGGTGAAGGATGTCGGGGATGTGGCGGCCGACTATCTGGGACTGCCGCACCAGGGAGAGCCGCCTCGCCTCTACCATAACAACGGCGACGGGACTTTCGCGAACGTCACCCAGGAGGCGCACTTGAACCATGTGCTGCTGACGATGGGCTCGAATTACGGCGACCTCGACAACGACGGCTGGCTCGACTTCTACGCCGGGACGGGCAATCCCGATCTCGGGATGCTCGTTCCCAACCGTATGTTCCGCAATGCGGGAGGGAGGTTCTTTCAGGACGTTACCACTTCGGGCGGCTTCGGCCACCTCCAGAAGGGCCACGGGGTCGCTTTCGCCGATCTGGACAACGACGGCGACGAAGACGTCTATGCCGTCGTGGGCGGCGCCTACGAGGCGGACCACTTCCGCAACGCGCTGTTCGAGAACCCGGGGCACGGCAATCACTGGCTCACTCTGCAGCTGGAAGGGGTCAAGGCGAACCGTCCCGGCATCGGAGCCAGGATCAAAGTGGTGACCCGGGAACCGTACGGCGGGGAGCGGATGATCTACGATACGGTGCGCAGCGGCGGCAGCTTCGGTGCCTCGCCGCTCCGGCAGCAGATCGGCCTCCGCCAGGCCGACGACATCGTGTCCGTGGAGATCCTTTGGCCGGGCTCGGGAACGCGGCAAGTGATCCAGGGCTTGCAGATGGACCACCTCTATCACGTTCGCGAGGGAGACTCCGACGCCCATCCGATCCAGCTACGCGCGTTCAAGCTGGGGCGCGATAAATCGTCCCTGGCCGCGAAGTCCGCGAAATCTCCCGCCGCCAAGAGCGGCAGCTGA
- a CDS encoding response regulator transcription factor, whose product MSKRILLVEDRPEIADLLQNRLSEEGFAVTIIDNGPEAVPSVAATRPEVVLLERALPEVDALEVCRRLRADRRTAHLPVMILSEEVPERDKVQGFEVGATDFITRPFGLDEFTARVKALIRRGGPRRSGVLRAGEIELDLDRQLATVGGRRALLTPLEMALLRELMSLSGRTLRRHYLRERIWSARGARSIRLRTIDAHVARLRKHLGPEGWRIVSVHGAGYRFESAPEAIPVGFSIADGPAS is encoded by the coding sequence ATGAGCAAACGAATTCTCCTGGTTGAAGACCGACCCGAGATCGCGGACCTTCTGCAAAACCGTCTATCGGAAGAAGGCTTCGCGGTCACCATCATCGACAATGGACCTGAAGCGGTGCCCTCGGTCGCGGCGACACGGCCCGAGGTCGTCCTGCTGGAGCGGGCCCTGCCCGAGGTCGACGCTCTCGAGGTCTGCCGTCGCCTGCGCGCCGATCGGCGCACCGCGCACCTGCCCGTGATGATCCTCAGCGAGGAAGTCCCGGAGCGCGACAAGGTGCAGGGCTTCGAGGTGGGCGCGACCGATTTCATCACGCGCCCCTTCGGCCTGGACGAGTTCACCGCCCGTGTCAAAGCGCTGATCCGGCGGGGCGGCCCGCGACGCAGCGGCGTGCTGCGCGCCGGGGAGATCGAGCTGGATCTCGACCGGCAGCTGGCCACCGTCGGAGGCCGGCGGGCGCTGCTCACCCCGCTGGAGATGGCCTTGCTGCGGGAGCTGATGAGCCTGAGCGGGCGGACGCTGCGCCGCCACTACCTGCGCGAGCGGATCTGGTCCGCCAGGGGCGCGCGGTCGATTAGGCTGCGTACCATCGATGCGCACGTCGCCCGCCTGCGCAAGCACCTCGGCCCCGAGGGATGGCGCATCGTGTCGGTGCACGGCGCCGGCTATCGCTTCGAGTCGGCCCCGGAGGCGATCCCCGTCGGATTCTCGATTGCCGATGGGCCCGCCTCGTGA